One region of Salvelinus namaycush isolate Seneca chromosome 3, SaNama_1.0, whole genome shotgun sequence genomic DNA includes:
- the LOC120037158 gene encoding DNA (cytosine-5)-methyltransferase 1-like isoform X2 yields the protein MPANTSLSLPVDVRKRLEVLEKDEDGISDEVKLVQDFLHADAQDQLSSLKAKMKSSEISMDGYLSKVKALLGRELCVENGSHGDVVGQNCKNGKTNGSAVNGDSHKEEDEDGIMDTKEADAMKSPSAPKGKGGRKSKSDSEHKKSPGSMVTRNSVSGKQPTILSMFSKVQKRKSDEVNGEVTNGKVEEKEKVERDTEEETQEEKRFKVEPDNKPVAEDATSEKMKPVAAAKTPPPKCPDCRQYLDDSDLKLFQGDPDNALDEPEMLTDERLSLFDSNEDGFENYEELPQHKITNFCVYDKRGHLCPFDSGLIEKNVELYFSCAVKPIYDDNPCMDGGVPAKKLGPINAWWITGFDGGEKALIGFTTAFADYILMDPREEYAPIFAVMQEKIYMSKMVVEFLQKNPDVSYEDLLNKIETTVPPAGLNFNRFTEDTLLRHAQFVVEQVESYDEAGDSDEQPIIVTPCMRDLIKLAGVTLGKRRAARRQAIRHPTKIEKDSKGGPTRATTTKLVYKIFDTFFSDQIDQNEKDGGIKRQRCGVCEVCLVPDCGKCSACKDMIKFGGSGRSKQACQKRRCPNLAVKEAEDDENIEEEELLPVKPPSKKVSKAKTKKQSNGKLTWVGDSIKTAGKKQYYMKVCMDNEVLEVGDCVSVSSDDPSILLYLARITSLWEDNNGKWFHAHWFCRGTDTVLGESSDPLELFLVEDCEDMQLSFVEGKVNVMYKAPSDSWFMEGGMVEDIKVIDDDNGKNFFYQLWYEGDCARFETPPTFTPQEDCKYNFCASCSRAEEREEQETPRVFEPIKDEDHDSKALYALACLKGEQFRVGDSCYLPPDAYNFSVKAASPVKRPHRKEDVDEELYPEYYRKHSDYIKGSNLDAPEPFRVGRIKEIFCHRRSNGKADVSEVKLRLYKFYRPENTHKGAKAGYHTDINQLYWSDEEVTVNMSAVLGRCRVEYGEDLNETVQDFSSGGPDRFYFLEAYNAKSKSFEDPPNHARSAVNKGKGKGKGKGKGKGMSSSAQEPPDQEPQDPKVPKLRTLDVFSGCGGLSEGFHQAGIAETLWAIEMWDPAAQAFRLNNPGTTVFTEDCNVLLKLVMSGEKTNSLGQRLPQKGDVEMLCGGPPCQGFSGMNRFNSRTYSKFKNSLVVSYLSYCDYYRPKFFLLENVRNFVSFKSSMVLKLTLRCLVRMGYQCTFGVLQAGQYGVAQTRRRAIILAAAPGEKLPRYPEPLHVFAPRACSLNVVVDDKKYFSNVTRGNGGVYRTITVRDTMSDLPEIRNGASALEISYNGEPQSWFQRQIRGTQYQPILKDHICKDLSALVAARMRHIPLAPGSDWRDLPNMEVRLRDGTSSKKLRYTHPDKKNGRSSSGALRGVCTCSGGVPCDPADRQFNTLIPWCLPHTGNRHNHWAGLYGRLEWDGFFSTTVTNPEPMGKQGRVLHPEQHRVVSVRECARSQGFPDTYRFFGNVLDKHRQVGNAVPPPLSRAIGLEVKKCVLERIKENGNTKENEKENRKQEENLKQEKMVSD from the exons ATGCCAGCCAATACTTCCTTGTCTCTGCCGGTGGATGTCAGGAAAAG aCTGGAGGTGTTGGAAAAAGATGAAGATGGGATCTCAGATGAG GTGAAGTTGGTGCAGGACTTCCTGCATGCGGATGCCCAGGACCAGCTCAGCAGCCTGAAAGCCAAGATGAAGAGTTCAGAGATCTCAATG GATGGCTACCTCTCTAAGGTGAAGGCTCTATTGGGACGTGAGCTGTGTGTGGAGAATGGCTCACATGGGGATGTTGTGGGGCAGAACTGCAAGAATGGCAAAACAAATGGCTCTGCTGTAAATGGTGACTCTCACAAGGAAGAGGATGAAGATGGAATCATGGACACCAAAGAGGCTGATGCCATGAAGTCTCCTTCTGCCCCCAAAGGCAAGGGAGGACGGAAGAGCAAGTCAGACTCTGAGCACAAGA AATCTCCTGGTTCCATGGTCACAAGAAACTCTGTCTCCGGGAAACAACCGACCATCTTATCAATGTTCTCCAAAGT TCAGAAGCGCAAGTCTGATGAGGTGAATGGAGAGGTTACAAATGGAAAAgtggaagagaaggagaaagtAGAGCGGGACACGGAGGAAGAG ACACAGGAAGAGAAGCGTTTTAAAGTGGAGCCAGACAATAA GCCAGTTGCAGAGGACGCCACTAGTGAGAAAATGAAGCCAGTGGCTGCAGCTAAG ACTCCACCCCCTAAATGTCCAGACTGCAGGCAGTATCTTGATGACTCGGACCTCAAGTTATTTCAGGGAGATCCTGATAATGCG CTGGATGAGCCAGAAATGTTAACAGACGAGCGCCTTTCTCTGTTTGACTCAAACGAAGACGGCTTTGAGAACTATGAAGAACTACCCCAGCACAAGATTACCAACTTCTG TGTTTATGACAAGCGTGGCCACCTGTGTCCATTCGACTCTGGGCTCATTGAGAAGAACGTTGAGCTGTACTTCAGCTGTGCAGTCAAGCCCATCTATGATGACAACCCCTGCATGGATG GTGGGGTTCCTGCCAAAAAGCTTGGTCCCATCAACGCCTGGTGGATCACTGGTTTTGACGGAGGAGAGAAGGCCTTAATTGGATTCACTACAG CCTTTGCTGACTACATCCTGATGGATCCCAGGGAGGAGTACGCTCCTATCTTCGCCGTGATGCAGGAGAAAATCTACATGAGCAAGATGGTGGTGGAGTTCCTGCAGAAGAACCCTGACGTCAGCTATGAGGACCTCCTCAACAAGATCGAG ACCACAGTGCCTCCTGCTGGGCTGAACTTCAACCGCTTCACAGAGGACACGCTGCTGCGCCACGCCCAGTTCGTGGTGGAACAGGTGGAGAGCTACGACGAGGCCGGGGACTCTGACGAGCAGCCCATCATCGTCACCCCCTGCATGAGGGACCTGATCAAGCTGGCTGGGGTCACCCTGGGAAAGAG GAGAGCTGCTAGAAGACAGGCCATCCGCCATCCCACCAAGATTGAAAAGGACAGCAAAGGAGGGCCCACTAGAGCGACTACCACCAAGCTGGTCTACAAGATCTTTGACACTTTCTTCTCTGACCAGATTGATCAGAATGAGAAGGATGGCGGAATCAAACGCCAGCGCTGTGGTGTCTGTGAG GTTTGCCTAGTTCCAGACTGTGGCAAGTGTTCAGCCTGCAAGGACATGATCAAGTTCGGGGGTAGTGGTCGCAGCAAGCAGGCTTGCCAGAAGAGGAG ATGCCCCAACCTGGCAGTAAAGGAGGCTGAGGATGATGAGAACATAGAGGAGGAAGAGTTGTTGCCTGTAAAGCCCCCTTCAAAGAAGGTGTCCAAGGCCAAGACTAAGAAGCAGAGCAATGGCAAGCTGACCTGGGTTGGAGACTCTATCAAA ACTGCGGGGAAGAAGCAGTACTACATGAAGGTGTGTATGGACAATGAGGTGCTGGAGGTGGGAGACTGTGTTTCTGTCAGCTCAGATGACCCATCAATCCTGCTCTACCTGGCCAG GATCACATCCCTGTGGGAGGATAACAATGGGAAGTGGTTCCATGCCCACTGGTTCTGCCGCGGTACAGATACTGTGCTGGGGGAGTCCTCTGACCCTCTCGAGTTGTTCCTGGTCGAGGACTGTGAAGACATGCAGCTGAGCTTCGTAGAGGGCAAGGTCAACGTCATGTACAAGGCCCCCTCAGACAGCTGGTTCATGGAG GGTGGCATGGTAGAGGACATCAAGGTGATTGACGATGACAATGGGAAGAATTTCTTCTACCAGCTGTGGTATGAAGGAGACTGTGCCCGCTTTGAGACCCCGCCCACCTTCACACCCCAAGAGGACTGCAAGTACAA CTTCTGTGCCAGCTGTAGTAGggcagaggagagggaagagcagGAGACTCCTCGGGTGTTTGAACCCATAAAGGACGAGGACCACGACTCCAAGGCCTTATATGCTCTGGCCTGCCTGAAGGGAGAGCAGTTCAGGGTGGGAGACAGCTGCTACCTGCCCCCCGACGCATACAACTTCAG TGTGAAGGCAGCCAGTCCAGTGAAGCGTCCTCACAGGAAGGAGGACGTGGATGAGGAGTTGTACCCAGAGTACTACAGGAAGCATTCAGACTACATCAAGGGCTCCAACCTGGATGCCCCTGAGCCCTTCAGAGTGGGACGCATCAAGGAGATCTTCTGCCACAGACGCAGCAACGGGAAGGCTGACGTGTCTGAAGTCAAACTGCGCTTGTACAAGTTCTACAG GCCTGAGAACACTCACAAGGGGGCGAAGGCAGGTTACCACACAGACATCAACCAGCTGTACTGGAGTGACGAGGAAGTGACAGTCAACATGTCAGCGGTGCTGGGCCGGTGTCGTGTGGAGTACGGAGAGGACCTGAATGAGACCGTTCAGGACTTCTCCTCAGGTGGACCTGACCGATTCTACTTCCTTGAG GCTTATAATGCCAAGTCCAAGAGCTTTGAGGACCCACCCAACCATGCCCGCTCTGCTGTGAACAAGGGCAAGGGGAAAGGGAAGGGCAAAG GTAAAGGCAAAGGGATGTCGTCTTCTGCTCAGGAGCCTCCAGACCAGGAGCCTCAGGACCCCAAGGTGCCCAAGCTGCGTACCTTGGACGTGTTCTCTGGCTGTGGTGGGCTCTCTGAAGGCTTCCACCAAGCTG GTATCGCTGAGACTCTGTGGGCCATCGAGATGTGGGACCCAGCAGCCCAGGCCTTCAGACTGAACAACCCGGGCACCACAGTGTTTACAGAGGATTGCAATGTGCTGCTAAAGCTGGTGATGTCTGGAGAGAAGACCAACTCCCTGGGCCAGCGGCTGCCCCAGAAGGGAGACGTGGAGATGCTGTGTGGAGGCCCTCCCTGTCAAGGCTTCAGCGGCATGAACCGCTTCAACTCCAGAACCTACTCCAAATTCAAAAACTCTCTGGTGGTGTCTTATCTCAG TTACTGCGACTACTACAGACCCAAATTCTTCCTGCTTGAGAACGTGAGGAACTTTGTCTCCTTCAAAAGCTCCATGGTCTTGAAACTGACTCTGCGCTGTCTTGTCCGTATGGGCTATCAGTGCACATTCGGAGTCCTTCAG GCTGGGCAGTACGGCGTGGCTCAGACGCGGCGCAGGGCCATCATCCTGGCGGCCGCGCCTGGGGAGAAGCTTCCTCGCTACCCAGAGCCCCTGCATGTGTTCGCTCCCCGGGCATGCTCTCTCAACGTGGTGGTGGACGACAAGAAATATTTCAGCAACGTCACACG AGGTAATGGCGGTGTGTACAGGACCATCACAGTCAGGGACACCATGTCTGACCTGCCAGAGATCCGCAACGGAGCGTCTGCTCTGGAGATCTCCTACAACGGAGAGCCCCAGTCCTGGTTCCAGAGGCAGATCAGAGGCACACAGTACCAGCCCATCCTCAAAGACCACATCTGCAAG GACTTGAGTGCGCTTGTAGCGGCACGTATGAGGCACATCCCCCTGGCGCCTGGCTCTGACTGGAGGGACCTGCCCAACATGGAGGTCCGGCTGAGAGACGGGACCTCATCCAAGAAGCTCCGCTACACCCACCCAGACAAGAAGAATGGCCGCAGCAGCTCTGGAGCACTGAGGGGCGTTTGTACTTGTTCAGGAG GGGTGCCCTGTGACCCTGCTGACAGGCAGTTCAACACTCTGATCCCCTGGTGTTTGCCTCACACGGGGAACCGCCACAACCACTGGGCCGGCCTCTACGGCAGGCTGGAGTGGGACGGCTTCTTCAGCACCACCGTTACCAACCCTGAGCCCATGGGCAAGCAG GGTCGTGTCCTGCATCCAGAGCAGCACCGAGTGGTCAGTGTGAGGGAGTGTGCTCGCTCTCAGGGCTTCCCTGATACCTACCGCTTCTTTGGAAATGTTCTGGACAAACACAGACAG gttgGCAATGCTGTTCCTCCACCACTCTCCAGAGCCATTGGACTAGAGGTCAAGAAGTGTGTCCTAGAGCGAATCAAGGAGAATGGCAATACAAAAGAGAATGAGAAAG AGAACAGGAAGCAGGAAGAGAACCTCAAGCAGGAGAAGATGGTGTCGGACTAG
- the LOC120037158 gene encoding DNA (cytosine-5)-methyltransferase 1-like isoform X1: protein MPANTSLSLPVDVRKRLEVLEKDEDGISDEDLVKEKVKLVQDFLHADAQDQLSSLKAKMKSSEISMDGYLSKVKALLGRELCVENGSHGDVVGQNCKNGKTNGSAVNGDSHKEEDEDGIMDTKEADAMKSPSAPKGKGGRKSKSDSEHKKSPGSMVTRNSVSGKQPTILSMFSKVQKRKSDEVNGEVTNGKVEEKEKVERDTEEETQEEKRFKVEPDNKPVAEDATSEKMKPVAAAKTPPPKCPDCRQYLDDSDLKLFQGDPDNALDEPEMLTDERLSLFDSNEDGFENYEELPQHKITNFCVYDKRGHLCPFDSGLIEKNVELYFSCAVKPIYDDNPCMDGGVPAKKLGPINAWWITGFDGGEKALIGFTTAFADYILMDPREEYAPIFAVMQEKIYMSKMVVEFLQKNPDVSYEDLLNKIETTVPPAGLNFNRFTEDTLLRHAQFVVEQVESYDEAGDSDEQPIIVTPCMRDLIKLAGVTLGKRRAARRQAIRHPTKIEKDSKGGPTRATTTKLVYKIFDTFFSDQIDQNEKDGGIKRQRCGVCEVCLVPDCGKCSACKDMIKFGGSGRSKQACQKRRCPNLAVKEAEDDENIEEEELLPVKPPSKKVSKAKTKKQSNGKLTWVGDSIKTAGKKQYYMKVCMDNEVLEVGDCVSVSSDDPSILLYLARITSLWEDNNGKWFHAHWFCRGTDTVLGESSDPLELFLVEDCEDMQLSFVEGKVNVMYKAPSDSWFMEGGMVEDIKVIDDDNGKNFFYQLWYEGDCARFETPPTFTPQEDCKYNFCASCSRAEEREEQETPRVFEPIKDEDHDSKALYALACLKGEQFRVGDSCYLPPDAYNFSVKAASPVKRPHRKEDVDEELYPEYYRKHSDYIKGSNLDAPEPFRVGRIKEIFCHRRSNGKADVSEVKLRLYKFYRPENTHKGAKAGYHTDINQLYWSDEEVTVNMSAVLGRCRVEYGEDLNETVQDFSSGGPDRFYFLEAYNAKSKSFEDPPNHARSAVNKGKGKGKGKGKGKGMSSSAQEPPDQEPQDPKVPKLRTLDVFSGCGGLSEGFHQAGIAETLWAIEMWDPAAQAFRLNNPGTTVFTEDCNVLLKLVMSGEKTNSLGQRLPQKGDVEMLCGGPPCQGFSGMNRFNSRTYSKFKNSLVVSYLSYCDYYRPKFFLLENVRNFVSFKSSMVLKLTLRCLVRMGYQCTFGVLQAGQYGVAQTRRRAIILAAAPGEKLPRYPEPLHVFAPRACSLNVVVDDKKYFSNVTRGNGGVYRTITVRDTMSDLPEIRNGASALEISYNGEPQSWFQRQIRGTQYQPILKDHICKDLSALVAARMRHIPLAPGSDWRDLPNMEVRLRDGTSSKKLRYTHPDKKNGRSSSGALRGVCTCSGGVPCDPADRQFNTLIPWCLPHTGNRHNHWAGLYGRLEWDGFFSTTVTNPEPMGKQGRVLHPEQHRVVSVRECARSQGFPDTYRFFGNVLDKHRQVGNAVPPPLSRAIGLEVKKCVLERIKENGNTKENEKENRKQEENLKQEKMVSD, encoded by the exons ATGCCAGCCAATACTTCCTTGTCTCTGCCGGTGGATGTCAGGAAAAG aCTGGAGGTGTTGGAAAAAGATGAAGATGGGATCTCAGATGAG GACCTTGTCAAAGAAAAGGTGAAGTTGGTGCAGGACTTCCTGCATGCGGATGCCCAGGACCAGCTCAGCAGCCTGAAAGCCAAGATGAAGAGTTCAGAGATCTCAATG GATGGCTACCTCTCTAAGGTGAAGGCTCTATTGGGACGTGAGCTGTGTGTGGAGAATGGCTCACATGGGGATGTTGTGGGGCAGAACTGCAAGAATGGCAAAACAAATGGCTCTGCTGTAAATGGTGACTCTCACAAGGAAGAGGATGAAGATGGAATCATGGACACCAAAGAGGCTGATGCCATGAAGTCTCCTTCTGCCCCCAAAGGCAAGGGAGGACGGAAGAGCAAGTCAGACTCTGAGCACAAGA AATCTCCTGGTTCCATGGTCACAAGAAACTCTGTCTCCGGGAAACAACCGACCATCTTATCAATGTTCTCCAAAGT TCAGAAGCGCAAGTCTGATGAGGTGAATGGAGAGGTTACAAATGGAAAAgtggaagagaaggagaaagtAGAGCGGGACACGGAGGAAGAG ACACAGGAAGAGAAGCGTTTTAAAGTGGAGCCAGACAATAA GCCAGTTGCAGAGGACGCCACTAGTGAGAAAATGAAGCCAGTGGCTGCAGCTAAG ACTCCACCCCCTAAATGTCCAGACTGCAGGCAGTATCTTGATGACTCGGACCTCAAGTTATTTCAGGGAGATCCTGATAATGCG CTGGATGAGCCAGAAATGTTAACAGACGAGCGCCTTTCTCTGTTTGACTCAAACGAAGACGGCTTTGAGAACTATGAAGAACTACCCCAGCACAAGATTACCAACTTCTG TGTTTATGACAAGCGTGGCCACCTGTGTCCATTCGACTCTGGGCTCATTGAGAAGAACGTTGAGCTGTACTTCAGCTGTGCAGTCAAGCCCATCTATGATGACAACCCCTGCATGGATG GTGGGGTTCCTGCCAAAAAGCTTGGTCCCATCAACGCCTGGTGGATCACTGGTTTTGACGGAGGAGAGAAGGCCTTAATTGGATTCACTACAG CCTTTGCTGACTACATCCTGATGGATCCCAGGGAGGAGTACGCTCCTATCTTCGCCGTGATGCAGGAGAAAATCTACATGAGCAAGATGGTGGTGGAGTTCCTGCAGAAGAACCCTGACGTCAGCTATGAGGACCTCCTCAACAAGATCGAG ACCACAGTGCCTCCTGCTGGGCTGAACTTCAACCGCTTCACAGAGGACACGCTGCTGCGCCACGCCCAGTTCGTGGTGGAACAGGTGGAGAGCTACGACGAGGCCGGGGACTCTGACGAGCAGCCCATCATCGTCACCCCCTGCATGAGGGACCTGATCAAGCTGGCTGGGGTCACCCTGGGAAAGAG GAGAGCTGCTAGAAGACAGGCCATCCGCCATCCCACCAAGATTGAAAAGGACAGCAAAGGAGGGCCCACTAGAGCGACTACCACCAAGCTGGTCTACAAGATCTTTGACACTTTCTTCTCTGACCAGATTGATCAGAATGAGAAGGATGGCGGAATCAAACGCCAGCGCTGTGGTGTCTGTGAG GTTTGCCTAGTTCCAGACTGTGGCAAGTGTTCAGCCTGCAAGGACATGATCAAGTTCGGGGGTAGTGGTCGCAGCAAGCAGGCTTGCCAGAAGAGGAG ATGCCCCAACCTGGCAGTAAAGGAGGCTGAGGATGATGAGAACATAGAGGAGGAAGAGTTGTTGCCTGTAAAGCCCCCTTCAAAGAAGGTGTCCAAGGCCAAGACTAAGAAGCAGAGCAATGGCAAGCTGACCTGGGTTGGAGACTCTATCAAA ACTGCGGGGAAGAAGCAGTACTACATGAAGGTGTGTATGGACAATGAGGTGCTGGAGGTGGGAGACTGTGTTTCTGTCAGCTCAGATGACCCATCAATCCTGCTCTACCTGGCCAG GATCACATCCCTGTGGGAGGATAACAATGGGAAGTGGTTCCATGCCCACTGGTTCTGCCGCGGTACAGATACTGTGCTGGGGGAGTCCTCTGACCCTCTCGAGTTGTTCCTGGTCGAGGACTGTGAAGACATGCAGCTGAGCTTCGTAGAGGGCAAGGTCAACGTCATGTACAAGGCCCCCTCAGACAGCTGGTTCATGGAG GGTGGCATGGTAGAGGACATCAAGGTGATTGACGATGACAATGGGAAGAATTTCTTCTACCAGCTGTGGTATGAAGGAGACTGTGCCCGCTTTGAGACCCCGCCCACCTTCACACCCCAAGAGGACTGCAAGTACAA CTTCTGTGCCAGCTGTAGTAGggcagaggagagggaagagcagGAGACTCCTCGGGTGTTTGAACCCATAAAGGACGAGGACCACGACTCCAAGGCCTTATATGCTCTGGCCTGCCTGAAGGGAGAGCAGTTCAGGGTGGGAGACAGCTGCTACCTGCCCCCCGACGCATACAACTTCAG TGTGAAGGCAGCCAGTCCAGTGAAGCGTCCTCACAGGAAGGAGGACGTGGATGAGGAGTTGTACCCAGAGTACTACAGGAAGCATTCAGACTACATCAAGGGCTCCAACCTGGATGCCCCTGAGCCCTTCAGAGTGGGACGCATCAAGGAGATCTTCTGCCACAGACGCAGCAACGGGAAGGCTGACGTGTCTGAAGTCAAACTGCGCTTGTACAAGTTCTACAG GCCTGAGAACACTCACAAGGGGGCGAAGGCAGGTTACCACACAGACATCAACCAGCTGTACTGGAGTGACGAGGAAGTGACAGTCAACATGTCAGCGGTGCTGGGCCGGTGTCGTGTGGAGTACGGAGAGGACCTGAATGAGACCGTTCAGGACTTCTCCTCAGGTGGACCTGACCGATTCTACTTCCTTGAG GCTTATAATGCCAAGTCCAAGAGCTTTGAGGACCCACCCAACCATGCCCGCTCTGCTGTGAACAAGGGCAAGGGGAAAGGGAAGGGCAAAG GTAAAGGCAAAGGGATGTCGTCTTCTGCTCAGGAGCCTCCAGACCAGGAGCCTCAGGACCCCAAGGTGCCCAAGCTGCGTACCTTGGACGTGTTCTCTGGCTGTGGTGGGCTCTCTGAAGGCTTCCACCAAGCTG GTATCGCTGAGACTCTGTGGGCCATCGAGATGTGGGACCCAGCAGCCCAGGCCTTCAGACTGAACAACCCGGGCACCACAGTGTTTACAGAGGATTGCAATGTGCTGCTAAAGCTGGTGATGTCTGGAGAGAAGACCAACTCCCTGGGCCAGCGGCTGCCCCAGAAGGGAGACGTGGAGATGCTGTGTGGAGGCCCTCCCTGTCAAGGCTTCAGCGGCATGAACCGCTTCAACTCCAGAACCTACTCCAAATTCAAAAACTCTCTGGTGGTGTCTTATCTCAG TTACTGCGACTACTACAGACCCAAATTCTTCCTGCTTGAGAACGTGAGGAACTTTGTCTCCTTCAAAAGCTCCATGGTCTTGAAACTGACTCTGCGCTGTCTTGTCCGTATGGGCTATCAGTGCACATTCGGAGTCCTTCAG GCTGGGCAGTACGGCGTGGCTCAGACGCGGCGCAGGGCCATCATCCTGGCGGCCGCGCCTGGGGAGAAGCTTCCTCGCTACCCAGAGCCCCTGCATGTGTTCGCTCCCCGGGCATGCTCTCTCAACGTGGTGGTGGACGACAAGAAATATTTCAGCAACGTCACACG AGGTAATGGCGGTGTGTACAGGACCATCACAGTCAGGGACACCATGTCTGACCTGCCAGAGATCCGCAACGGAGCGTCTGCTCTGGAGATCTCCTACAACGGAGAGCCCCAGTCCTGGTTCCAGAGGCAGATCAGAGGCACACAGTACCAGCCCATCCTCAAAGACCACATCTGCAAG GACTTGAGTGCGCTTGTAGCGGCACGTATGAGGCACATCCCCCTGGCGCCTGGCTCTGACTGGAGGGACCTGCCCAACATGGAGGTCCGGCTGAGAGACGGGACCTCATCCAAGAAGCTCCGCTACACCCACCCAGACAAGAAGAATGGCCGCAGCAGCTCTGGAGCACTGAGGGGCGTTTGTACTTGTTCAGGAG GGGTGCCCTGTGACCCTGCTGACAGGCAGTTCAACACTCTGATCCCCTGGTGTTTGCCTCACACGGGGAACCGCCACAACCACTGGGCCGGCCTCTACGGCAGGCTGGAGTGGGACGGCTTCTTCAGCACCACCGTTACCAACCCTGAGCCCATGGGCAAGCAG GGTCGTGTCCTGCATCCAGAGCAGCACCGAGTGGTCAGTGTGAGGGAGTGTGCTCGCTCTCAGGGCTTCCCTGATACCTACCGCTTCTTTGGAAATGTTCTGGACAAACACAGACAG gttgGCAATGCTGTTCCTCCACCACTCTCCAGAGCCATTGGACTAGAGGTCAAGAAGTGTGTCCTAGAGCGAATCAAGGAGAATGGCAATACAAAAGAGAATGAGAAAG AGAACAGGAAGCAGGAAGAGAACCTCAAGCAGGAGAAGATGGTGTCGGACTAG
- the LOC120037147 gene encoding sphingosine 1-phosphate receptor 2-like: MTLCRKATVLCHPVVAMKSKYSQYYNRTLIHAYYVFAKDMTSEELEERTNGKAQLSSLNIVFVIICSIIILENLLVLIAVFRNKKFHSAMFFFIGNLAFSDLLAGSAYIANIFLSGPRTFELVPVQWFIREGTAFIALAASVFSLLAIAIERYIAITKVRVYGSNRTCRMFLLIGTCWVTSILLGGLPIIGWNCINNLPECSVLLPLYSKKYILFVVTIFSIILLSIGILYVRIYLIVRSSHQEATNSPAYALLKTVTIVLGVFIVCWLPAFTVLLLDTSCRRLDCPVLSKADIFFGIATLNSALNPLIYTLRSKDMRKEFLRVLCCWGLLTSGRPTDRCLVPLKSSSSMEHCTNKHEHQTTPIMQAECTTCV, translated from the coding sequence ATGACTCTTTGCCGAAAAGCCACCGTGCTCTGCCACCCCGTTGTTGCCATGAAGAGCAAGTATTCCCAGTACTACAACCGGACCCTGATCCATGCCTACTATGTGTTTGCCAAGGACATGACCtcggaggagctggaggagcgCACGAACGGGAAGGCGCAGCTCAGCTCCCTCAACATCGTCTTCGTCATCATCTGCAGCATCATCATTCTGGAGAACTTGCTGGTGCTCATTGCCGTGTTCCGCAACAAGAAGTTCCACTCCGCCATGTTCTTCTTCATCGGGAACCTAGCCTTCTCCGACCTGCTGGCCGGCTCTGCCTACATCGCCAACATCTTCCTATCAGGGCCAAGGACCTTTGAGTTGGTGCCGGTACAGTGGTTCATCAGGGAGGGCACAGCCTTTATAGCGCTGGCCGCCTCCGTCTTCAGCCTGCTGGCCATCGCCATCGAGCGCTACATCGCCATCACCAAGGTCAGGGTGTACGGCTCCAACAGGACGTGTCGTATGTTCCTGCTGATCGGGACGTGCTGGGTCACCTCTATCCTCCTGGGGGGCCTGCCCATCATCGGCTGGAACTGCATCAACAACCTGCCTGAGTGCTCGGTCTTGCTGCCCCTCTATTCCAAGAAGTACATCCTGTTTGTGGTCACCATCTTCAGCATCATCCTGCTCTCTATCGGCATCCTTTATGTGCGCATCTATCTGATCGTGCGCTCCAGCCACCAGGAGGCCACCAACTCTCCGGCCTACGCCCTGCTAAAGACGGTCACCATCGTGCTGGGCGTCTTCATCGTGTGCTGGCTGCCCGCCTTCACCGTCCTCCTCCTGGACACCTCTTGCCGCAGGCTGGACTGCCCCGTCCTCTCCAAGGCAGACATCTTCTTCGGCATCGCCACGCTCAACTCGGCACTCAACCCGCTGATCTACACGCTACGCAGCAAGGATATGAGAAAAGAGTTCCTGCGCGTGCTGTGCTGCTGGGGGCTGCTGACCAGCGGGCGCCCCACTGACCGATGCCTGGTGCCCCTCAAGAGCTCCAGCTCTATGGAGCACTGTACCAACAAACACGAACACCAGACCACGCCCATCATGCAGGCAGAGTGCACCACCTGTGTCTGA